From a single Roseibium algicola genomic region:
- a CDS encoding heavy-metal-associated domain-containing protein, whose translation MKFSVPDMSCGHCKATIGKPIEQADGSAHVEFDLANRTVTVTSIRSAQEIAGVLKEAGYSSELLQQTP comes from the coding sequence ATGAAGTTCAGCGTTCCAGATATGAGCTGTGGTCACTGCAAGGCAACCATCGGCAAGCCCATTGAGCAGGCGGACGGATCTGCCCATGTCGAATTCGACTTGGCGAACAGGACCGTGACCGTGACGAGCATTCGGTCCGCACAGGAAATCGCAGGCGTTCTCAAGGAGGCCGGCTACAGCTCCGAACTGTTGCAGCAAACCCCGTAA
- a CDS encoding heavy metal translocating P-type ATPase gives MSGQQKFSLSVQGMSCASCVGRVERGLAAVEGLEDVGVNLATESAQFTATPDKITAAVAKLDDLGYPARTQTVTLTIQSMSCASCVGRVDKALQAVPGVLSASVNLAAETATIVFAEGATTVQELVKASTDAGYPASLADAGTSQDRSERKAEEARELARKMAIAAAFALPVFLIEMGGHLIPAFHHLIAVTIGQQMSWILQFALTSVVLFGPGRSFYLKGVPALLKGAPDMNSLVAVGTGAAYLYSVVATFLPDLVPAEVRAVYFEAAAVIVVLILLGRFLEARAKGRTGAAIQSLFGLQVKSARVLRDDEMVEVPIETLAIGDIVVVRPGERLAVDGEVVEGFSHVDESMITGEPVPVAKSAGSAVTGGTVNGTGGLQFKATRVGADTTLSQIIRMVEEAQGAKLPIQGLVDRITLWFVPAVMAVAVATVLVWLTFGPDPALTLALVAGVSVLIIACPCAMGLATPTSIMVGTGRAAEMGVLFRKGDALQQLADVDIVALDKTGTVTEGRPELTDLVLADGFERSFVLSRIAAVEARSEHPVAEAIVRAAGKESVERFAVSEFNSITGHGVSAIVNGQRVLVGADRLMKREGIATDALVDEEVRLATRGRTALYAAIDGRIAAVVGVADPVKPSSRAAIAALHGLGLKVAMITGDKRETAEAIAAETGIDIVIAGVLPDGKVDALTELKGDEGRIAFVGDGINDAPALAHADVGIAIGTGTDVAIESADVVLMSGDLRGVVNAYEVSRRTMRNIKENLFWAFAYNTALIPVAAGALYPAFGLLLSPVLAAGAMALSSVFVLTNALRLRRIAPVMDEARSRVAFTPSAEAAPAE, from the coding sequence ATGTCTGGGCAACAGAAATTCTCCTTGTCGGTTCAGGGAATGTCATGCGCATCGTGTGTCGGACGCGTCGAGCGCGGCCTTGCGGCTGTCGAAGGGCTTGAAGATGTCGGCGTGAACCTGGCAACTGAAAGCGCGCAGTTTACGGCCACCCCTGACAAGATCACCGCAGCGGTCGCCAAACTGGATGATCTCGGCTATCCGGCGCGAACGCAGACGGTCACGCTGACTATTCAGTCCATGTCCTGTGCCTCTTGCGTCGGACGTGTCGACAAGGCGTTGCAGGCGGTGCCCGGGGTCCTCAGTGCCAGCGTCAATCTTGCGGCCGAAACGGCAACGATCGTCTTTGCAGAAGGTGCCACAACCGTTCAGGAGCTGGTGAAGGCCAGCACGGATGCCGGCTATCCCGCAAGTCTGGCAGACGCAGGAACGTCTCAGGATCGCAGCGAGCGCAAGGCGGAAGAAGCCCGTGAGCTGGCGCGCAAGATGGCGATTGCCGCAGCCTTTGCCCTGCCCGTGTTCCTGATCGAAATGGGCGGGCATCTGATCCCCGCTTTTCACCACCTGATCGCGGTGACCATTGGTCAGCAAATGAGCTGGATCCTGCAATTCGCGCTGACGAGCGTGGTCCTTTTCGGTCCGGGCCGGTCGTTCTATCTGAAGGGGGTTCCGGCGCTCTTGAAGGGGGCGCCGGACATGAACAGCCTGGTGGCCGTGGGAACCGGAGCGGCCTATCTCTATTCGGTGGTTGCCACCTTCCTGCCGGATCTGGTGCCCGCCGAGGTTCGCGCCGTTTATTTCGAGGCGGCCGCCGTGATTGTCGTCCTGATCCTGCTGGGCCGCTTCCTGGAGGCCAGGGCAAAGGGGCGCACCGGTGCGGCCATCCAGAGCCTGTTCGGCCTGCAGGTCAAGTCGGCCCGGGTGCTGCGGGACGATGAGATGGTGGAAGTGCCTATCGAAACGCTGGCCATTGGCGACATCGTCGTAGTGCGCCCTGGAGAGCGTCTCGCGGTTGACGGTGAAGTGGTCGAAGGTTTCTCCCACGTCGATGAAAGCATGATCACCGGCGAGCCCGTGCCTGTCGCGAAATCGGCTGGCAGCGCGGTGACTGGGGGCACGGTGAATGGCACTGGAGGACTTCAGTTCAAGGCAACGCGTGTCGGCGCCGATACGACCCTTTCGCAGATCATCCGCATGGTCGAGGAAGCCCAGGGCGCCAAGCTGCCGATCCAGGGGCTGGTGGACCGCATCACGCTGTGGTTCGTTCCCGCCGTCATGGCCGTTGCCGTGGCCACGGTCCTGGTGTGGCTGACTTTCGGTCCGGACCCGGCATTGACGCTGGCCCTTGTGGCCGGTGTGTCGGTGCTCATCATCGCGTGTCCGTGTGCCATGGGCCTTGCAACGCCGACATCGATCATGGTGGGCACCGGCAGGGCAGCCGAGATGGGCGTCCTGTTCCGCAAGGGGGACGCTCTGCAGCAGCTTGCCGACGTCGACATTGTTGCGCTGGACAAGACGGGCACCGTAACTGAGGGCCGGCCGGAACTGACCGACCTCGTCCTGGCGGACGGTTTTGAACGCTCTTTCGTCCTGTCTCGCATTGCCGCAGTTGAGGCTCGCTCTGAGCATCCTGTTGCCGAGGCCATCGTGCGGGCAGCGGGCAAGGAGAGCGTGGAAAGGTTCGCGGTCAGTGAGTTCAACTCCATCACCGGTCATGGTGTTTCCGCTATTGTGAACGGTCAACGGGTGCTCGTCGGCGCTGACCGGCTGATGAAGCGCGAAGGTATTGCGACCGATGCGCTGGTGGACGAGGAGGTCAGGCTGGCGACCCGTGGGCGCACAGCTCTCTATGCAGCCATTGACGGCAGAATTGCAGCTGTTGTCGGAGTTGCCGACCCGGTCAAACCATCGAGCCGTGCCGCAATTGCAGCGCTTCATGGGCTGGGGTTGAAGGTCGCGATGATCACCGGCGACAAACGGGAAACCGCCGAGGCAATTGCCGCGGAAACCGGGATCGACATCGTCATCGCGGGTGTTCTGCCCGACGGCAAGGTTGACGCCCTGACTGAACTCAAGGGCGACGAGGGCCGTATCGCCTTCGTTGGAGATGGCATCAATGATGCCCCTGCCCTCGCCCATGCCGATGTCGGTATCGCGATCGGCACAGGTACCGATGTGGCGATTGAATCCGCCGATGTCGTGCTGATGTCGGGCGATCTGAGAGGCGTCGTGAACGCTTACGAAGTGTCGCGCCGCACCATGCGCAACATCAAGGAAAACCTGTTCTGGGCATTTGCCTACAACACGGCCCTGATCCCGGTGGCCGCCGGAGCGCTTTATCCAGCCTTTGGCCTGTTGCTGTCACCCGTTCTTGCAGCAGGCGCCATGGCGTTGTCGTCGGTGTTCGTCCTCACCAATGCTTTGCGACTTCGCCGGATCGCGCCAGTGATGGATGAAGCAAGGTCCAGGGTCGCTTTCACGCCAAGTGCCGAAGCCGCGCCTGCTGAATAG